Genomic DNA from Chanos chanos chromosome 6, fChaCha1.1, whole genome shotgun sequence:
TTGGCAAGGGCAAACGTCTTGATGTGGGTGTTGTCCCTCAGGGCCTCGGCAAACTGAATCAGTGTTTTGGTCTTGATAACTTCAGAGTTATTGACATTGAGCTCAGTCATCCCTGGGTCATTGCTCCGGACTCTTTGCAAATCCTCATCAAACATGCTGGTTGattcatcttcttcctcctcctctttagTCTTGCTTTTTGAACTGTCTGCTACACAATTTCCAACTTCTGCTTTTTCCGGTTTCGGAGGCTCATTAGGGATCATCATATCTCCCCCATTTTCCTCCACTTTCGCCTTTTGACCACTGATTTCGTTCGGCTTTTCCAGCGCTTTAGTACTTTCTTTattcctctcttccttcttctcttccttttcattctcttttgctttctccataacattttttccctcttccttcactgttgtctctttctcattctctattGTCTTAACTTGTTCAAGGTTCTTATCAGCCTTGtctttctcccctcctttcttGTCCTCTTCTGTCTGGTTTTCTGAAACTTGACTTTGCTTTTCCTCCAGTTTGGAAATTAGACCCTTtgtcctcctttcctctctttttctaacatcctcttttctctctctctccttattctcctccttttcctttttctcttgtAACCTGGAGATCATCTCTTTTGCCTTGCCTTCCCCTGTCTCCCTTTTCCtaatctcctcttttctctctctctctcgactaTCATCCTTTTTCTCCTGAAGCTTGgaaatcatttgttttgtcttgctaTTACTAGGCTCTTttacctctctttcttccttgtGCTTCCTCTCAtctttttgctctttgtctgtattctctcctttcttctcacTGTCTTTGGTCTGCTTCTGTGTGAATCGATTAGATGGGCCTGGTCTGTCATCATTTGTTTGCTCTGTCAGTCTTCGGTTCTTGTCCTCCACTTTATTGGCTTGTTTAACAGAGatgctgctctgtctctgaatATCTCCATCTTTACTGTCAGATCTGGAGAGACTTCTCTCCTGGCTCAGGCCCATTTTCCTCAGGTATTCTTGTTTACGACTCTCTTTTTTAGGCTCTCCctgtaaaagagaaagactaAGACAATCAGTTGATGTTGTCATTTATTTAGCAATTTCAATCAGTCACTGGCTATGACATTTGAATACTTCAGTGTCCCCATGTTTCCCATGTGATGTCATGTTCAGAGAAATGAATTATACATTGGTCTCAAGGTCTTTCAACCAAACCATCATGATCTAACAAATCTACATTCTTGGGCCGTTTTACAAATTATTCTCACTAAGTGACCTTACCAAACTCTTCTAAAGTGAAGTAAGAAATAAATCATCCATGTCTCTCTTCAGGAAATACCACTGGAATGAAAGGTCCTCTAACtagcctttgtgtttttttcatacttGGATACAGAGAGCAATGTTTGGACAAACACTATTGCTAAAACTATGATGTAATTAGTGATATAATAGGGGGAAAAAGTCTATAAACTCAACATCAGATACTGCATGtttacactatacacacacgcagccatTTTATAGTGAAGGTATAAATCTACACAGCAGCTGAGTGTTTGATTTGTGAGCCATagtctgttttgctgtgcaaaGCTCCAGCCTTGGCAGACGTAACCTTAAAAGGCAGTAAGCAAAGGAGCAATCAACCAAGGAATTCCATCAGGCCAGGGCTGAGAACGACCACAGTGGAGAGAGGCTTCGTCAGCTGAAGAACTTTTCTCAAACAGGCCCACACAttcactgctttctctcacGTACGCTACATCTCAGTGTGTCTCcaactctctcttgctctctctcccttccatgACATTTCAGCCTTTGTCTTTCCAAAATGAAAATCTCATATCAAAattattacacacaaacctcaaaCTGCGCATGAGTCTTGAATAAACTGGTAAAGAACTGTTGAGACATCTAGCTCAACACAAGTAGTTCTCTTGGggaatatttttgtgtgtttatttataacaGCCCCTTAAAAGCAAACTATTGAGTTTAAACTATTTATGATTGTACAAAATGGTACTATTCTTACCAAATATCCACTTCATTTCAGTGCTCtacatcatttttctctttgattacTAACAAAGTATAAAGTACAACTAAACTAGAGGCTCTTctaaaattacataaaatgtctaaaatgtcaTTACGATTATTCTTCAAAGACAAGTGCGGAGTGGTGGTTGTTCCACCATTATGGTCTTGCCATAGATCTTGGGAGGTAGCAGGCCTTAGAGACAGAGTAAGTGATTGTGTTACAGAGGAATATGGGAGTGCTTACAGAGGAGGATTTCCCCATAGTTGCCTAAGAAATCCATAACACTTTAGCCCAAGAATCAATGATCTGGCTGAGTCAAAATGCTTCTACGACAAATATCCTAAAGGTTAAAGATTTTAAGTACAGCTGTTTGTTCTGCTATTATAACGTCTGTTTTTGACAGGTTTTTCTCAACGTTGACTTTATTGACAGACTGGACCATTTACACCGTACTTAACTTACCAGAGTGTTCTATCTTAACCTGCAGTAAATAAGCATTGATTAGTGCAAGTAAGTCACAAGTCTGATCTAGCATCCCCAATCAGCTGCTTTATTATAAGATAGTCATTGACCGTGGTGCTGGATATGGTGGTCCAGTCTGGAAGAGTCCAGTGCATGAAAGCGGACCTTGAGCTGGTCACAACACTGGTTTATTGGTTCTATCTTACCTCAATAGACTGGTCTCTTTGAAGCGACTTCTTTGACTCGTCATCTCTTTGAACAGACTTTTTGGACTCATCATCTCGCTGGTTCCGTTTAACTATAGATGTGGGCTTTAAATCCGTGTGGTCCACTACAATAATATCTTTCGGATCCGGGTCCGGAACAGTCATAACTTCTTTTTCCAGCTCTTCCATTTCTTCGGGCGACAAATTGGACAACAAATTGTCGAGGTCCGGATCCTCGCTCACCTGTCGTCCCGTTCGCGTGAGTCCCCTAATTTTCCTTCTGTTAATCGTTGCGTTGGCCATTTTCTAATCCACTCGCGAAGTCACTGCGTTGACGATAAGTATTTGTGTAGCCTCagttcctttttatttttgttttgcctgtttatATGCctatatattttttcctttttacctTTTCAGTATTTCCATTTATCGAGGAACGTTTGTTTAAGAACACAGGCAATCCAGGCAGTAACAAACGCGGGGAAACAGCACGTCTTTTCCGAGCAGAGGTACCAGTTCGGAGCGCACTAGTCTATCATTACTGGTCTCTGATGCTTGGACATTCCATGAAATCCACTGTGACTGCATGCCCATATTTAGGAAAGGGTACATAGTCCATTAAAGGAATTAGGAAGGGCCAAGGTTTATCTTACTAAAATGTCAAAGCTTCTCTTAGATTAACTATTGCTTCCTATTTATAATAACATATTGGAGTAATTTACCTCACTGCAGGAAAGATATCAAATTTATCATATGGCTGTATGATGAGTGACAGGGCAAAATGAAAAGGGATTCAGAATACAAGACCAAATATTTATTGAAAAGGGGAGTTATTCAACAACGACTGAATTACagtttattaaatcattttgttcaattaaattaaaaaaaaaattacagattaCCAACACAGAGGAAGCcaaaaaaagtttgtcattTAACTTTTCTGCcttctggttttctgtgttcaCATTTGCATCTCACACATTACATTCAGAAGTGACATAATTATTATTAGCAAAAACATCACTTTAATTACAGTAAATTGTTATACAAATAATCTAAATAACTGAAAACATCACATGTACATCTGGCTTCTTTTCTGTTAGTAGAAGCACCCTATACAACAGACACAGAACCCATAGCATCACTTGAAATAGATTCCAGTTTAGGTTGATGTACACATACAGCTGTATGGGAAATGATAGACTTTAATTTATTGTGCcagatgaaaaacagatgagaatGTCCTCTATGTTTGCATGAACACTCGTAAACCTCAGGTAGATTCACTCCTTTTGAGATAACCTCTGTGCACTTATAAAGctaacagaaatatttataatataattaATGACATTCATTCTCAACACTGTATACATTAAAAACCATCTTAGTTGCAATCAGAAGATTCATATATCATTTAATTTACTCAgaattgtttaatttaaaacagtCATATTAAATTAGTGCATAGTGAATTTTTCTCTGAGGTCATTCTGCAGATTTTCTGTTATACATCTCATTATGTGCCTATCCATATACATACAGTGACTGATTCAGTTTTTATccagacaacagaaaacaatttaCAAATGCCTTTATAAATTGAGTGCTGTCATTATCTAACAATAATTTAAAATCTAAAGATGTTTCACTAtctgttatgtttttctttacattCAAATCATCAGTATTATGTGGAACGTGTACACTGTAAAATCTCTGTATTCTTAGCATTGGCTATGACAATGACACTTTCAATGCCACATACAGTTCATCAAACAAAGAGACGAGAGTCTTGTCTTTAAATCTAAGTCTGTGATTTATGAAATACAGGACATCTGCAAGTGCAAATCtagaaacagaacagataacAATGATCGCggtaaaaatgaaatttgatgcAAAATTTCACCTGTATTTTTGGCTGTATATCTCAATCACTCTCCTCACAGAAATACAAGCAAATATCTTTTGCAGTCAGTAGTGTTTAAACTGTTACCACTTTACTTAAATACTGAGATTTTAGGTGATGAATCACCCAAACCAAAATGGTTATGTTCTATGGTTAATATATGTTAAAGGGAATATTCACATGGtggacacacagaaagaaaatgatatatttataCGGACAGGCTGTAAACATGATGCTGAAAAATCTCTGACATATATAATCTCTAAAATTAATCATTTGgacaaaattgtaaaatatccacaacatatatttacatgcaGCTTTATTCTCAAAAAGtttaaattttgattttatcatttgttaatatttttggACCTAGTAAGGTGAAATGTACTGAGTGTGAATGAGACGTGTTGAGTTTATCAGCCGGCATTAGCTACAGCTACAATGAAAACAGTGGTTTCAGTGAGTTAACTGTATACAGGATCCCGTCCCCACTATTCACACTGCATTCACTTCACGTGATGGCAGAGCTATCATACTGATTCATACAGAATCAGTATCTTACCCACTGAATCAGACTAAATTTGTAAACTATGCGTGTTACTTGAGATGAGTGGGAAAATCTCTGACATCAAACATTTGCATTGTGAAATGCATACACTTCTATTGTAAGACAACCACTGATGTACAATGTACAGCATGTTTCATGTAATGTTACTCTCTTCTATGGAAGACATGCTTAAGGTTAGCTGTCAGATAAATAATTGTACAATGTAAACTAGTTTGGGCAAAGAGCTGCCCCAGGACATCCACTGCAGTGTGACGTGCTAATGATTCTTTCTCGTCCTGGTATGGTACAGAAAAACATGTCCTGTGAGACAGAACCAATTTCAACGCCACCCTCTCCAAAAAAGTAAATAGACTCATTTCAGGTCTTGTCAGTTAACAAGATACCTTGGGTATGTATTTTACCAAAAATAATGAACACACAACCTACAAAAGCCCCAAAATAACAGCTGTAATTTCTGTAGAGTCTGTGattctgtgaaactgaactACTTGCTGTGAGCAGGGTGAAAAAAAGGACTCACTGATGACAGTCGAACGATAGTTCCAAATCACGCAGGGATGCACTCAGATGCAAAAGGATCCAAGACCAATTCATGCTCCATTAGACCAATTAATTGttgattaattcattaattaaaaaataaatacatataataaattaaaaagtgCCTCTGAATATGTGAAGGATTCCAAAAGAACAAGGCCCCATTCCACCATCTGCAGTTCCCTTTTTCATCTTGTTCTTTCTGCATCAGTCCTATTGCATCAGTTTCCTGGGTACTGTGGTGGGGAGTAGggtggaggagctgaagaaacacacaacagaacaatTAAGCAGTGACTTATTTTCATATCATAAacctttcaaacacacacaaagtccctgtcattctctgtactaaactgaaataaatttaGGACTGTTAAATTAACAGCAGCAATAGTTCTTGATAAGGAAATTAGAACTGGACCAACACTGTGTAACAAAAGGGACAATACTGACTACTGCACATGTAGTTTAAAATATGGTCTGCATTTTGTTCACTTTTCAACATAAAATTATTTGTTTCTCACCTGCTTGACTATATGCGGGATCTACCGGAGGGTATGGTGGATAAGGTCCTGGTTGCATCATGGGATATTGCTGAGGGTACTGTGGCGCCATTGGATATCCAGGGTTAGTGTAATCAGGGTGTCCAATGGGTTTACCGTACGCATCATACATTGGCTCTACAGGGTAGCTGGCCATTGGAATCTGTTgggctgtgagacagtctgcagtcagtcagtgcagAGCCATTTTCATATCAAGTCATGACTGCTGTGCTGTCCATGCGTTTTTCTTTAAGCATAAATAGGTTGCATTTATTTGTTAGAGTCCTTTAGTCCTCAGAATACATTGGGGCTTTTAACTAAGTGCATGGTAAACAAGCAAGCATGTTAATCATACAGTGTAGCAGCCTTtggttaattaaataaaaatacacttaATAAGAAGATATATTCAGTAAGTGCACACGCAGTTCATCATATACAATACCTTCCTGCGTCTCTgcaataagagaaaaaaacattcttatttTTGGCCATGATGGATTTCATGTGAATACAAGGTACTGTACCATTTTGATACACTACTTTTGCATCATTCAGAAACACTATGTTTTAATAGTTAAAACTTACAAAGTAACCAGATAACTCCTGTTTAATATAACTCCTGACAAAAGCTTCTTGGCACAGTACTCTCATACCATTGTAATTAATGTTGAAAATATAGAGTCATAGTAAATAAATATGTCCTGCATATGGCTCAGCTATCTGAACAGGGGTGTACATGTATAGATATCAAGCACACTAACGTGTAGACATCTGTGCGTGTTTTTGCCTGTTCCCACACCTTACCTGGATATTGGCAGAATTGTGACTTGAGACACTACTTGGATAATATAAGTAAATACGTTAAGCTGGTCGTACATTCACCTTCATAAGGGGTCCTCCCACGCTGCTGCCGGCGCTGGTAAAGATAACAGCATGAACACATAAAACAGCAGACCATAGTGGCAATGATGGCTACAAAGAGCAGGATGGAGGAGGCGATGCCTGCGATCGTCGTGgggctgagtgagtgagaacagAGAATGAACTGCATAGCAGCACATCACAAGTAATATCGATAGCTCTTGAAAAGTCATACAATTAAACCTAAAATTGTCCAAAAGTTGACTTAACACAAGGAAAAACAGTATGTCGTGCAATTGTTAGTGTTTGTAATGTACTCATGTGTCACACATCCTCTGCCCTCCAACATCTTATCGTGTGCCTCCATTACTTTACCCTTATTCAAATAATGGCACTGCATTCGATTACACTGACTGGCCACCCTTTCAAACTTACAACCGGGTCAATGTACTGAGTCTTATCTAAAGAGCAGTTTAATTTTATCTTGTTGCCCATAATGAGTGTTTGTGCACTCCTAATTGATTGATGATTGGGaaccttggaaaaaaaattgcagagcTTATAGCTGGATTGGAGGTTACTTATCTCAGCATTACCACTGTCCCCATGAGAGCCTAATGAGAGAGACCACTAAAAGGATAATGAGAAACAAAGTGTGCAAAGAGGGATAAATTGTCTACATTTCAGCAGTACCTCAAGTGTGCAATACTGAAAGACATCAATATAATTATGACCTATTCAGGGCCAAAGGAGTTAACTAATAAACAGAAATATGCAGTGACAGCAAGATGATGGAAACCAGCAACAACTGTGAAAAAGTCTGTAATGCACTAGTTAAATGGAGTGGAGAAGCACCTGAACTGGAAGAGCATACATcgcttctgctctctctctgtgatcatcTTGAAGGCATCCAGGCAGCAGTAACGGCGGTGACAGTTCCCACAGCAGAAGGTGATGAGTGGGCAGTCAAAACCATTGTGCCAGGTGCCGTTCTTGTCAACATACCATAGGCAGTCCTCTCTGGCACTCACTGTGGGCATATATAAAGACCAACCTGATGAGGGGACACCTAACTACTACTCTGTGGTCTTCAAACAGGAAGGAAATTTCACGCCACACTGCTTTCAGTGGTAATTTAGCCAAACAGGTCAGTTGAAATAGGCTCCCTGATGGAATACAAACTAGTATAAAGTACCAGCTTAAAGATCGACTCCAACTGGTACAGGATTTGGGTAAATTCCACTACACGagaataatgtttaataaaCAATAAGTAGCTCTTTTGGGTAAGGACATTTTGGTATATCACGTAATATGAGTGGTCCAATATTGCATGTTCTTTTTTAtgcaagaaagaaaaggcaagCAAGCAAAATAGCAACCATGTAAAAGCCAACAATGCATAAGGTTAGTGGGGTTGAGGGCGCAAACTCACAAATTCATGTTCGAAAATATCTAAATGTAGAATGAAAAGTGAGAACTATGAAATATTACCACTATGAAATATTACCACAGTTGTACTTTCAGAGCTTATTTATGCAATTTCAACGAGACAAGAAATAGCATCTTTGCTCCTGTAGTAGTTTCCTGTAAATGTAGGTCACTCTGCCACCTGCTTGAAGGACTGAACTCACGGATTAACTTTCCGTTCCTAGTTCAATAGTGGTTATTacatgaagacagaaaaaacaccgGTCTATGTAAAATATTCACAAGGTTGTGCAAAGCATCTGCGTACTAGTGGTCTGGATCACATATTCAATAAAATAAGTgaaacaaaattaacactgtCATTGATTGTTAGCTTAGGAACGTATCTGTCGTTCTATAAATACTTGTTCATCAAATCTTTACTCAGCATCTGGTAACCGTTTTGCTTATATTAACAGTATGCTAGTATATTAATTCAGCCCGCCGTTTGGCAAACGGCAAATGGATTTAGAAAGATTTTGCAAAAAATCAAGTTGCTTCAATATGTTCACGACATACTCtgtaaacaaaatacaaatgactgGAATGACGATGGTTATTGTGAGCAATCTTTGTGCGTTTACAAATGAACAACACATAGCCATTTGCTCATGGCGCCCCCAAAATACAAGATACACGAAAAATCACATTGAAGTCTAAGAGGGTAATATTTATATACTGCGAgtcacattcaaatgaaatggcATGTCTTACAATGGGATGGGCTATCTACATCCTATCGTTTATATTTCATTGCCCATAAATATCTTCCACATGTGAAGTGTTTCTGTGCATCTCATAAGGGCCTATAAAGAAACCGAAGCACTGCCGCCTTACCATGCCAAGCTGAGAGAATCATGTAGAGGACCGGTATAGCCACCGCAGTGAGGGACATCTTAATAAAACGATtaataaaagaataaagaatttGTAACAAAAAGAGTTACACTTTAGGGTGTCATTTGTACCGAAATAAAATAGCTCCAGGACACACACAACTGTGCACTAACGACGGAACTGCTCAGCATCAACCACTGGGTTCGTGATCCACTAAGATCCGTGTCGAATGACACATCGCCTCTGACGCTGCACGCCGAGAGGTCGGATGAGCCTGAACGCCAATCTGCCCGCTCCTCCTCAGCCTGTTAAAGGGGAACAAGGCACTCCAAACAACACTTGTCCTGTCTTAAGACACAAACTGGCACCTAGAACGGCATCATGTTTAGTGTACGAAAACGAGAGGAAAGAACGGATCTTCTTAACAAACAATTAAGCGATTAAAAATCCCTTGTCAACAGCCAAGACTTACCTTAAGTACCAAAACCCTTTAAGAACATAGAATCTCCTTGCCCACTGATGGACATGCTGTCCTGTTTAGCCCTGATGCTAGAACTGTTTAGTATTACGCTTATTACGTCACtcattaatataaaatatattgtcATTGAAATTAGGTCATtcacatattgtgtgtgtgtatgtgtcacttaAGCACTTCATGCTGACATGCACTTCTGGCTATCTTCTGGCAGTTCCCCGTCTTTTACACCTTATTTATGAGGGATTCTCTGCGCAACACTGCAGATTTCATACTggcaaaaaaaagcagacatcCAAAAATGGTTCTGAGGAACCATGGCTTATGCCACAGATTTTCCACTGGAGGGCCTATACAGTATGGGACTGCCACAGGAAACACTTTTGTAAACAGCTGAGCACTGGTGACAATTAATGACTCTCTTCCTGCTAAACCTCACTGCCATCAGTCAAATGCAAACCCATCTCTACAAGGTATTTAATTGGTGTAAATTGCAGCTGAATAACCAGTAAACTTAAAATCACTTGGGTAACTGCCAAAAGAAGACTGCATCACATGGCTAGTCATCAGTGATGAAATATCATCTGCATTTGGGTCAGTTCTTATAAAGCATTTGTCAGACACAGTGTCCAAAGCTACAACATGTTAAACAGTAATggtaaatgcaaaaataaaaaaaagataattgtAAAATAAAGTGCTGGCTTGCttatttaatgtatttgaaAATACCACCTAGGATTAAAgcaaatttaatttattttctgtaaaaccatCACAAGAcgtggaaaatgaaaatgggaCCATTTTgggtcttttattttgaaatttcacCCAAAACTCCAGTGGGTACAAGGATAAGTAGTAGGATGTgtttcaccatggcaacagtgcGAATCcctcatacccacacacacatcccaacaAGTACATCAGGGTCATTAGAAGATTGTTTCCATGACAAAAAAAGCTGTGATTTCTGAAAAGAGACCTAATATTCCCCACttctgttcaacatttatttctcCTATAAAGTGTCTTATCTCTAGAGACAGATTCTAGACCACCACAACTGGGTAGAATGTGGGGTCACAAAGGGGCATCCGTTGAACCCTTTTCATTGTTCATACTGGGATGTCAAGTCCATTAAATTTTCATAGATCACTCAACCCCATTGTCATGTTCAAAGCTCCTTCAAGTCCACTGGACCAAGAGTGTCTTGCTAACCAAAACATCCATTGTAGATCTGACTGCCCAGTCCTTCCTGGGATCAAATCAAGGTGCCCATCTCCTCATTCCTCTTTTACACTGTTCCTGTATCTTTCAAATACGTCCACCTCAGGATTCCTTCACTTCAAATGTAGGTTTGGGCTCAGGGTGTGTGCGTTTCAATCGTTTTACCTCCGTAGTCCTCTTTCGAGAATGGTATTGAAGAGAGACACCTAAAAGGCATTTAGAAGACATTCCAATACTCAAAAGTttggagagggtgagtgagCACTTCAGACTGACAGGAGGAAAGTGTTTAGGAGTGATGCTGGGGACAGGTGGTGCTTATATGCCGATGGATTGTAAGACTCTCCtctcagtttcatttaaatGGCCCGAGAACATGCTGTAGCACGGCTGTTGTGCAAACTGAGTCAGGAAGTCTGTCAGATAGGCCtggagaatgaaagaaaaagacatgtgAATCACATATTTGACTGTGTAACAATGAATTCCAGCAAAAAGGTTCCTAAGTTATTCCATAAATAGAGAGAAGAATAATAGTCAGCGCAGGTCCTCCGTAAAACTGCCTTTTTCATCTTGTCATTTGCCTCaatgtaatattttttcagaaataacaCTGTGATACAGTTGCCACATTATCTGCTCTAATGATGCCAGGGCTGATTTTCCAATGTGTGCACTGTTTATGATTTTTAAACTCAACAGTTGAACTTCTACTTACCAAGTGTGGAACCCCCTATTCATACACTTAAACTGAGAGGAATTCAACGGTTTTCAGGATTAATCATAAGATGAAGAAAAACGGAAGGGCCCTGGAAGGAATCTAAAtgaatctgtgtttgatttaaatgAATCTGCTTCAGTTCACTAACCGCAGCAGGGATGAATCACGAGCAACTCACCTGGAGATCAATTTGATATATGGGATCCTTCAAAGCGTCTGGgtcttcctcatcatcatcttcataaTAATCATCATCTGGGAATGGAAAAGTAAAAGGCCGTCGATACAGCAGAAAAGGGGTTCCCAACTTTGTCAGTTGAACCCCGTCAACCCAAACGATTTTCCTCAAGTACCCCCTGGAAATTTAAACTACGTGAATTTAATTTGACGTTGACATTTCCTGCCTGAACCAAACTCCCATTAGTGCTTGTCATATTACAGAGGGTGCCTCACCATATTTGTTGGAAGCAATGAGGTCAGAGAGCAGCTGTCCTGCCAGcccttcatcatcttcatcctcctcctcctctccttcttggTCTTCCCACATTCCCCCGGAGTCTGATAAGGCAAAGTGTGAGGACATTAAGTGAACACATTAA
This window encodes:
- the lmod1b gene encoding leiomodin-1 yields the protein MANATINRRKIRGLTRTGRQVSEDPDLDNLLSNLSPEEMEELEKEVMTVPDPDPKDIIVVDHTDLKPTSIVKRNQRDDESKKSVQRDDESKKSLQRDQSIEGEPKKESRKQEYLRKMGLSQERSLSRSDSKDGDIQRQSSISVKQANKVEDKNRRLTEQTNDDRPGPSNRFTQKQTKDSEKKGENTDKEQKDERKHKEEREVKEPSNSKTKQMISKLQEKKDDSRERERKEEIRKRETGEGKAKEMISRLQEKKEKEENKERERKEDVRKREERRTKGLISKLEEKQSQVSENQTEEDKKGGEKDKADKNLEQVKTIENEKETTVKEEGKNVMEKAKENEKEEKKEERNKESTKALEKPNEISGQKAKVEENGGDMMIPNEPPKPEKAEVGNCVADSSKSKTKEEEEEDESTSMFDEDLQRVRSNDPGMTELNVNNSEVIKTKTLIQFAEALRDNTHIKTFALANCRADDHVAYAIAGTLRHNKTLTSINLDSNHLTSKGIMAIIQALQYNSTLTELRFHNQRHICGGKSEMEMTKILKENTTLLKLGYHFELAGPRMTMTNILSRNMDRQRQRRLKEQKQAQAQANGDKKDTLEVPKPGKGFTKGSPKASPKPSPIPSPIPSPKLTPKKGGGPGGPPPPPAPPPAPMLDGDFLRNSLTPVSQRKLEDKTGGRGSAKNSRDQLLASIRNSNIKQLKKVEVPKLLQ
- the shisa4 gene encoding protein shisa-4 produces the protein MSLTAVAIPVLYMILSAWHVSAREDCLWYVDKNGTWHNGFDCPLITFCCGNCHRRYCCLDAFKMITEREQKRCMLFQFSPTTIAGIASSILLFVAIIATMVCCFMCSCCYLYQRRQQRGRTPYEAQQIPMASYPVEPMYDAYGKPIGHPDYTNPGYPMAPQYPQQYPMMQPGPYPPYPPVDPAYSQAAPPPYSPPQYPGN